The DNA segment TGCGGGAGGCGGTCGACACCGCCGGTTGCGACGTGGTGGTGAACCCCGAATTCGGCTCAGGATGCTCGTCGTCGATAGCGGCGGCGCTGGCTGCCCTCGATCCGGGCACCGACGTGCTCGTGCTGCTTCTGGGCGATCAGCCGCAGGTGCGCCCGGAGTCGGTCCGCCGACTGCTTGAGGGACGCGGCGACGCGGCGATCGCGGTGTGCCGCTACGACGACGGCATCGGGCACCCGTTCGCCTTCTCCCGCTCCACGTTTCCCGATCTCGCCAGCCTGCACGGCGACAAGGGCGTGTGGAGGCTACTCGACCAGCGCGCCGCCGAGGTGGCCGAGGTGCCCGTCGCGGGCAGCATCCCCGCCGACGTCGATACAGAGGACGACTACGACAGGGTTCTCGCCGA comes from the Marisediminicola antarctica genome and includes:
- a CDS encoding nucleotidyltransferase family protein — translated: MPTRPEPRVAGLVLAAGASVRYGSPKQLLQYGDGVLLDAVLATARASSFEQIVVALGGAAAQVREAVDTAGCDVVVNPEFGSGCSSSIAAALAALDPGTDVLVLLLGDQPQVRPESVRRLLEGRGDAAIAVCRYDDGIGHPFAFSRSTFPDLASLHGDKGVWRLLDQRAAEVAEVPVAGSIPADVDTEDDYDRVLAELREAR